A window of Mytilus edulis chromosome 10, xbMytEdul2.2, whole genome shotgun sequence contains these coding sequences:
- the LOC139491447 gene encoding large ribosomal subunit protein uL13-like translates to MGFTEKPIIIDARGHLLGRLAAIVSKTILQGQRVVVVRCEGINISGNFFRSKLKYLDYLKKRCNVKPSRGPFHFRAPSKVFYKTVRGMVPHKQPRGKDALARLKVFEGVPPPYDKQKRQVVPSALKVLRLNPMRKYCDLNRLSHEVGWKYQRVVSSLEARRKVKSKRFYERKKKIEALREKAKKNIAKKISPYQKVIEGYGYH, encoded by the exons ATGGGTTTCACGGAGAAG CCCATCATCATTGATGCCAGGGGGCATTTATTGGGACGTTTAGCTGCTATAGTTTCCAAAACAATTTTACAAG GACAAAGAGTGGTTGTTGTAAGATGTGAAGGTATCAACATCTCTGGCAACTTCTTCAGATCAAAGT TGAAATATCTTGACTACCTGAAGAAAAGATGTAATGTCAAGCCATCCCGTGGCCCATTTCATTTCAGAGCTCCAAGCAAAGTATTTTACAAAACAGTTAGAG GAATGGTACCACACAAACAACCCAGAGGAAAGGATGCTCTTGCTAGACTAAAGGTGTTTGAAGGTGTTCCCCCACCATATGACAAACAAAAGAGACAAGTGGTGCCATCTGCACTCAAAGTACTGAGACTGAATCCAATGAGGAAG TACTGTGATCTGAACAGACTTTCACATGAAGTTGGATGGAAGTACCAGAGGGTTGTCTCATCACTGGAAGCCAGACGTAAAGTCAAATCAAAGAGATTCTATGAGAGAAAGAAGAAAATAGAG GCACTCCGAGAAAAAGCAAAGAAGAATATTGCCAAGAAGATATCACCATACCAGAAAGTGATTGAAGGCTATGGCTACCATTAA